A portion of the Thalassotalea sp. LPB0316 genome contains these proteins:
- the hutC gene encoding histidine utilization repressor, giving the protein MSVPKFVEIKQYIFKQIESGEWPANYKVPSENELADRFSVSRMTARRALQELTDENVLFRTQGVGSFVASFKSQSSLLEIKNIADEIRERGHQYHSQLVQLIEVELPASLVPLFGLKANAKVFYSEILHFENNQPIQLEQRYVNADLAPHYLVQDFGKTTPHEYLSHVAPLTEATHEIEAIIASSKINQLLAISSQQPCLQVKRRTWSSSGVVSFAILTSPGDKYRLGGHLTF; this is encoded by the coding sequence ATGTCTGTACCAAAGTTTGTTGAAATTAAACAATATATTTTTAAACAAATCGAAAGTGGTGAATGGCCGGCAAATTATAAAGTGCCATCAGAAAACGAGTTAGCAGATCGCTTTAGTGTTAGCCGAATGACGGCGCGCCGCGCGTTACAAGAGCTGACCGACGAAAATGTGTTATTTCGCACCCAAGGTGTTGGCAGTTTTGTCGCGAGCTTTAAGTCGCAATCGTCACTGCTTGAAATAAAAAATATTGCCGATGAAATCCGCGAGCGTGGCCATCAATATCACAGTCAATTAGTCCAGTTAATTGAAGTTGAACTGCCGGCGTCATTAGTGCCACTGTTTGGCTTAAAAGCCAATGCTAAGGTGTTTTACAGCGAAATTTTGCACTTTGAAAATAACCAACCCATTCAACTAGAGCAGCGCTATGTTAATGCTGACCTAGCACCTCACTATTTAGTGCAAGACTTTGGCAAAACAACGCCGCACGAATATTTATCACACGTTGCACCGCTTACCGAGGCAACGCATGAAATAGAAGCTATTATTGCTTCATCAAAAATTAATCAGTTGTTGGCAATTTCGAGCCAGCAACCTTGTTTACAAGTGAAACGACGTACTTGGTCATCATCAGGTGTCGTGAGTTTCGCTATTTTGACTTCGCCAGGCGACAAGTATCGCTTGGGTGGTCACCTGACCTTTTAA
- the hutH gene encoding histidine ammonia-lyase, translating into MTFKYGIDHLDLDIVNGIADGTINAELCQAALDQINKSRQNVEKMANSDEAVYGINTGFGPLCDTQISPAETHLLQKNLLITHAVGVGEPIAKSISKLMLITKVHALSQGFSGIRLEVVERMLAFIDLDLIPVVPEQGSVGASGDLAPLSHLFLPLIGEGEFWSADASTTIPAAQALAKHKLEPLELHAKEGLALINGTQFILSHAIAALTKMRYLLDLADLAGAMSIEGMQGSESPFRDELHQTRAFRGNLEVASRMRRFFKDSQNMADHEECDRVQDPYSLRCIPQVHGASRNAYYHLKELAEIEMNSVTDNPIVISSEEAISGGSFHGQPLAMVLDYATIAAAELGNISDRRCYLLLEGLHGLPRLLTTSGGLNSGMMIPQYATAALVTENKALCFPPSADSVPTSMGQEDHVSMGSISGRKLNQVLGNLDKIFAIELMYAAQAIEFRRPNTCSDLIEENFALIRSKVAKLEEDRLLKPDIDAMIALVKSQAFNVNPA; encoded by the coding sequence GTGACGTTTAAATATGGTATTGATCACCTTGATCTTGACATTGTAAACGGCATTGCCGACGGTACAATCAACGCTGAGCTGTGCCAAGCTGCGCTCGATCAAATTAACAAAAGTCGCCAAAACGTTGAGAAAATGGCGAATTCAGACGAAGCGGTTTACGGTATTAATACCGGCTTTGGCCCGCTATGTGATACCCAAATCTCACCAGCAGAAACGCACTTATTACAGAAGAATTTATTAATAACTCATGCTGTAGGTGTTGGTGAGCCAATTGCTAAATCGATTTCTAAATTGATGTTGATCACCAAAGTACACGCGTTGAGCCAAGGTTTCTCTGGTATTCGCCTAGAAGTGGTTGAGCGCATGTTAGCGTTTATTGATTTAGACTTAATCCCTGTAGTGCCTGAGCAAGGCTCGGTTGGTGCATCAGGTGATTTAGCGCCGCTATCACATCTGTTCTTACCATTGATTGGTGAAGGCGAATTTTGGTCGGCTGATGCCAGTACCACCATTCCTGCTGCGCAAGCGTTGGCAAAACATAAGCTTGAGCCATTAGAGCTTCACGCTAAAGAAGGTCTTGCACTAATTAACGGTACTCAATTTATTCTATCTCACGCTATTGCGGCTTTAACTAAGATGCGTTACTTGCTTGATTTAGCTGATTTAGCGGGCGCTATGAGTATAGAAGGGATGCAAGGTAGTGAGTCGCCGTTTAGAGATGAGCTTCACCAAACCCGTGCTTTTAGAGGTAATCTAGAAGTAGCTAGCCGTATGCGCCGATTCTTTAAAGACTCGCAAAATATGGCTGATCACGAAGAATGTGATCGCGTACAAGATCCATACTCACTGCGCTGTATTCCACAAGTACACGGTGCTTCACGCAATGCTTACTATCATTTAAAAGAGTTAGCTGAAATCGAAATGAATTCAGTTACCGATAACCCAATCGTTATCAGCTCAGAAGAAGCGATTTCTGGTGGTAGTTTCCACGGTCAGCCATTAGCTATGGTATTAGATTACGCGACCATTGCCGCGGCTGAATTGGGGAATATTTCTGATAGACGCTGTTATTTATTACTTGAAGGCTTGCATGGCTTACCACGATTATTAACCACGTCTGGTGGCTTAAACTCAGGCATGATGATCCCACAATATGCGACAGCAGCTTTAGTGACTGAAAACAAAGCCTTGTGTTTCCCACCATCAGCAGACAGTGTACCGACTTCAATGGGCCAAGAGGATCACGTATCGATGGGCAGTATTTCAGGTCGTAAACTCAACCAAGTATTGGGTAACTTAGATAAGATTTTTGCTATTGAGCTGATGTACGCCGCCCAAGCGATTGAATTTAGACGCCCGAATACCTGTTCAGATTTGATTGAGGAAAACTTTGCGCTTATTCGTAGCAAGGTTGCCAAATTAGAAGAAGACCGACTGTTAAAACCAGATATCGACGCGATGATTGCCTTGGTGAAGTCGCAAGCGTTTAACGTTAACCCAGCATAG
- a CDS encoding heme NO-binding domain-containing protein — protein sequence MKGAIFTGLAEFVETHYTLTDWLEAIDSCDLPSNGEYIATEIYDDSEFFQLAGALSKQLNVPGEDIYRAFGEYFFTTLMAIALKHVEHITDLFDFIHAVDSIIHIEVQKADPLAYTPTLLYDQPNDNTLVVRYMSKRKMCHFAEGLILGAAKHFNQPVELCQSDCMLAGDDHCLIKIQMK from the coding sequence ATGAAAGGCGCAATCTTTACTGGTTTAGCTGAATTTGTTGAAACCCATTACACTTTAACCGACTGGTTAGAGGCAATAGATAGTTGCGACCTCCCCTCCAACGGCGAATATATAGCAACAGAAATTTATGATGACAGTGAATTTTTTCAGCTTGCCGGCGCGTTATCTAAACAACTCAATGTGCCTGGCGAAGATATCTACCGAGCATTTGGCGAGTACTTCTTCACCACGTTAATGGCTATCGCATTAAAACACGTCGAACACATTACTGACTTGTTCGACTTTATCCACGCGGTTGATTCTATTATCCATATAGAAGTTCAGAAAGCCGATCCTCTAGCCTATACGCCAACGCTGCTATACGATCAACCCAATGACAACACGCTAGTGGTGCGATATATGTCAAAACGCAAAATGTGCCACTTTGCTGAAGGTTTAATTTTAGGTGCCGCTAAACACTTCAATCAACCTGTCGAATTATGTCAAAGTGACTGTATGCTAGCTGGAGATGATCATTGTCTGATCAAAATTCAAATGAAGTAA
- a CDS encoding HD domain-containing phosphohydrolase, producing the protein MLPSIIVVDDEVEIINALKRTLNGKYNVRGFTDPLKAIEQFKLHPSHIFISDMRMPKMTGAELLITIAKLHEPTKRVILTGYADMALAEEAINEGKVSCYISKPWDNKKLIVQLNTLIKELQVERKQRSALKQLNDKKKKLASAEHNISLLHEHADQQQSDLKVMNNELIHVGAHLISYFCQEHDHQSERVAQQAKLLALRLGQTFGVAQQIYLAGLYHKIGSFGVPQDLLHKGWQQMTDNQKARFVKLSVNSTNLLRGSQLLAPSAEILAHLYEHVDGTGFPDGLFNDEISIGSKILSVVLYYDLLVRGDFVQEPIAHGEAKIMMTKLSGQVFDRQIIKQFFQLIESPTADEYFERVITVGQLRQGMVLSQDLLDENERKLLVKGTHVSAKCIAKLETFEQSSKQHLRVYITWGKSAGEVNVDTK; encoded by the coding sequence ATGCTACCTTCGATTATTGTTGTCGACGATGAAGTCGAGATCATCAACGCGCTCAAGCGCACACTAAATGGTAAGTATAACGTGCGGGGGTTTACTGATCCGCTAAAAGCTATTGAGCAGTTTAAACTCCATCCGAGCCATATCTTTATTAGTGATATGCGAATGCCCAAAATGACTGGTGCTGAGCTTTTGATTACTATTGCCAAACTACATGAACCAACCAAGCGGGTTATTTTAACTGGCTACGCCGATATGGCGTTAGCAGAAGAGGCAATTAATGAAGGTAAGGTATCTTGCTATATTTCAAAGCCTTGGGATAACAAAAAGCTTATTGTTCAACTCAATACGTTAATCAAAGAACTGCAAGTTGAGCGCAAGCAACGCAGTGCCTTAAAACAATTAAATGATAAAAAGAAGAAACTTGCCTCAGCTGAACATAATATCTCATTGTTACATGAACATGCCGATCAGCAGCAAAGTGATTTGAAAGTCATGAATAATGAGTTAATTCATGTCGGTGCTCATTTGATTAGTTATTTTTGCCAAGAGCACGACCATCAAAGTGAACGCGTTGCTCAGCAAGCCAAATTGCTTGCCTTGCGCTTAGGGCAAACTTTTGGTGTCGCACAACAAATTTACCTCGCAGGGCTTTATCACAAAATAGGTAGTTTTGGTGTGCCGCAGGATTTACTGCACAAGGGATGGCAACAAATGACGGATAATCAAAAAGCAAGGTTTGTAAAACTTTCCGTTAATTCGACTAATTTGTTGAGAGGTTCACAACTGCTAGCGCCGAGTGCAGAAATCTTAGCTCATTTGTACGAGCATGTTGACGGCACGGGTTTCCCCGATGGTTTATTTAACGATGAGATTTCAATCGGAAGTAAAATTTTATCTGTTGTACTTTATTACGATTTACTGGTTAGAGGTGACTTCGTCCAAGAGCCTATAGCGCATGGAGAAGCAAAAATCATGATGACAAAGTTATCTGGTCAGGTTTTTGATCGGCAAATCATTAAGCAATTCTTTCAATTAATAGAATCGCCAACCGCGGATGAGTATTTTGAGCGAGTTATTACCGTAGGGCAGTTGCGACAAGGTATGGTGTTATCACAAGATTTACTGGATGAAAATGAACGCAAGCTATTGGTTAAGGGTACTCACGTATCGGCAAAGTGTATTGCAAAACTAGAAACTTTTGAGCAAAGCTCGAAACAGCACTTACGTGTCTATATTACGTGGGGTAAATCAGCAGGAGAAGTAAATGTCGATACAAAATAA
- a CDS encoding sensor histidine kinase, whose protein sequence is MSDQNSNEVIDYQRTINLLEKALVRERNAKKRLEQKLDEKAQQRLDESSEFIKAFQEANSRQIQLQFLSMLNQDIISDKNLEEMFDSYTRGLQKLLENCPVLIASLTKKNWQLLHLSSSASDWQRLELNSALIAMLNQFLGGHRQKWNRLEVDETGAFSALLTNSTLLFYIVELSANQQRIIFLDINHFCYSDDFKNTLRVSGHNFTTAINKRMTEVELSYNNQKLKHALKTLEKTQLQLAHKDKMASLGQLSAGIAHEINNPIGYVSSNLDSLSDYLEYFQQAFNALSKDKANQTILNNSQLQFAIEDTPALVAACKNGVERVANIVNSLKTFSRKEHDEFGPTNVNEVINSAIEMIWNQLKYHHQLDLQLSPALPLVYGNFGQLQQVFINLFVNASQAMTENGKLTVTSQWVADAVEVTVTDTGCGIAPKNLKRLFEPFYTTKDENEGTGLGLSVSYAIIEKHNAIISVNSAIAQGTTFTLRFPALPANFDEKKAL, encoded by the coding sequence TTGTCTGATCAAAATTCAAATGAAGTAATTGATTATCAGCGTACGATAAACTTACTTGAAAAAGCCCTAGTGCGTGAACGCAATGCCAAAAAGCGCCTAGAGCAAAAGCTAGATGAAAAAGCTCAACAACGCTTAGATGAAAGCAGTGAGTTTATTAAAGCTTTCCAAGAGGCTAATTCTCGCCAAATCCAATTGCAGTTTTTATCTATGCTTAACCAGGACATTATCTCCGATAAAAACCTCGAAGAAATGTTTGACTCTTATACTCGAGGGTTACAAAAACTACTAGAAAACTGCCCAGTGTTAATTGCCTCATTAACTAAGAAAAATTGGCAATTATTGCATTTATCATCCTCTGCAAGTGACTGGCAACGCTTGGAATTAAATTCGGCTTTAATCGCTATGCTCAATCAATTCTTAGGTGGGCATAGACAAAAGTGGAATCGATTGGAAGTAGACGAAACAGGCGCTTTTTCAGCGTTGCTAACTAATAGTACATTGTTATTTTATATTGTTGAGTTATCAGCCAATCAGCAGCGAATTATCTTTCTTGATATCAATCACTTTTGCTACAGTGATGACTTTAAAAATACCCTTAGAGTATCTGGTCACAACTTCACGACGGCGATCAACAAGCGCATGACTGAAGTTGAATTATCCTACAATAACCAAAAACTTAAACACGCACTCAAGACGCTAGAAAAAACCCAACTACAACTTGCGCATAAAGACAAAATGGCCTCATTGGGACAACTGTCGGCGGGTATTGCTCATGAAATTAATAATCCCATTGGCTATGTCTCAAGTAATCTCGACTCACTAAGTGATTATCTTGAGTATTTTCAACAAGCGTTTAACGCACTCAGCAAAGATAAAGCCAATCAAACAATTCTCAACAACAGTCAACTGCAATTTGCCATTGAAGATACGCCTGCATTAGTTGCTGCCTGTAAAAATGGGGTTGAGCGAGTTGCAAACATTGTTAATAGTCTCAAAACTTTCTCTCGAAAAGAGCACGACGAATTTGGCCCTACCAATGTAAATGAGGTAATTAACTCAGCAATTGAGATGATTTGGAATCAATTAAAATATCATCACCAGCTCGATCTACAATTATCGCCAGCCCTGCCATTGGTCTATGGTAACTTCGGCCAACTTCAACAGGTATTCATCAACTTGTTTGTCAACGCCTCTCAAGCAATGACAGAGAACGGTAAACTTACGGTGACCAGTCAATGGGTAGCAGATGCCGTTGAAGTGACAGTTACCGATACTGGCTGTGGTATCGCGCCTAAAAACTTAAAACGCCTTTTTGAACCCTTTTACACAACAAAGGATGAAAACGAAGGTACGGGCTTAGGCTTAAGTGTTTCATACGCGATTATTGAAAAGCACAACGCAATAATTTCAGTAAACTCAGCGATTGCTCAAGGAACCACCTTTACGCTGAGGTTCCCTGCTTTACCAGCAAATTTTGACGAAAAAAAAGCGCTCTAG
- a CDS encoding DUF6694 family lipoprotein yields MKHNLIVVLTIALQLTVFGCASSIKSDFVVDGSTEASTSMSVGKIIDSLEGNEREKFMIALVRINYADITGDEFLRQTNQDNPSLNFDSLGSKIDGMNYYQILALANKSSTKVKVH; encoded by the coding sequence ATGAAACATAACTTAATTGTGGTCCTTACCATTGCCCTGCAGTTAACCGTGTTTGGCTGTGCCAGCTCAATTAAAAGTGATTTTGTTGTTGATGGCAGTACTGAAGCGTCAACGAGTATGAGTGTCGGAAAAATTATTGATAGTCTTGAAGGTAATGAGCGCGAAAAGTTTATGATAGCACTCGTTAGGATCAACTATGCCGATATCACAGGCGATGAGTTTTTAAGACAAACAAATCAAGACAACCCTAGCCTCAATTTTGATAGTTTAGGTAGTAAAATTGATGGTATGAACTATTATCAGATCTTAGCCTTAGCAAATAAATCATCCACAAAAGTAAAAGTGCACTAA
- a CDS encoding urocanate hydratase gives MSIQEANLSFEQQIKQGIPSELPSAKPYLAGLNRAPKRKDILTQDEKQLAVRNALRYFPKAWHKELAAEFAQELKDFGRIYMYRFKPNYELKARSVHDYPAKCQQAAAIMLMIDNNLDPAVAQHPEELITYGGNGAVFQNWAQYLLAMKYLSEMAEDQTLHIYSGHPMGLFPSSKDAPRVVVTNGMMIPNYSKPDDWEKFNALGVTQYGQMTAGSFMYIGPQGIVHGTTITVMNAFRKVLEKGQTPQGKIFLTAGLGGMSGAQPKAGNIANCITVCAEVNPAAATKRHQQGWVDELIDNMDELVARVQKAQANEEVVSIAFIGNVVDVWETFYEQEIFVHLGSDQTSLHNPWSGGYYPVDISYEESNRLIREEPELFKVKVQETLKRHADAVNKHTARGTYFFDYGNAFLLEASRAGGDVMAENGIDFKYPSYVQDILGPMCFDYGFGPFRWVCTSGKPEDLDKTDAIAAQVLNKIMAESPEEIQQQMQDNITWIKDAKQNKLVVGSQARILYADAQGRIEIAKAFNNAIERGEIGPVVLGRDHHDVSGTDSPFRETSNIYDGSRFTADMAIHNVIGDSFRGATWVSIHNGGGVGWGEVINGGFGMLLDGSADAERRLQSMLMFDVNNGIARRSWARNEEANFAIKREMARTPKLKVTLANVVDDDILDDLSF, from the coding sequence ATGAGTATTCAAGAAGCAAATTTGAGTTTTGAACAACAAATCAAACAAGGTATTCCAAGTGAGTTACCATCGGCGAAGCCTTACCTTGCCGGCTTAAACCGTGCGCCAAAGCGCAAAGACATTTTAACGCAAGATGAAAAGCAATTAGCAGTTCGCAATGCGCTGCGTTACTTTCCAAAAGCTTGGCACAAAGAGTTAGCTGCTGAGTTTGCGCAAGAGTTAAAAGATTTTGGTCGTATTTACATGTACCGCTTTAAGCCAAATTATGAGCTTAAAGCGCGCAGCGTTCACGACTACCCAGCAAAATGCCAACAAGCGGCGGCGATCATGTTAATGATTGACAACAACTTAGATCCAGCCGTTGCCCAGCACCCTGAAGAGCTAATTACCTACGGCGGTAATGGCGCTGTATTTCAAAACTGGGCGCAATACTTGCTGGCGATGAAATATTTGAGTGAAATGGCGGAAGATCAAACGCTTCATATTTATTCTGGCCACCCGATGGGCTTATTCCCGTCGTCAAAAGATGCGCCGCGCGTTGTCGTAACTAACGGTATGATGATCCCGAACTACTCAAAGCCAGATGATTGGGAGAAGTTCAACGCCTTAGGTGTTACCCAATATGGCCAAATGACCGCCGGTTCATTTATGTATATTGGCCCACAAGGGATTGTTCACGGTACAACGATTACGGTAATGAACGCGTTCCGCAAAGTACTTGAAAAAGGTCAAACACCGCAAGGTAAAATTTTCTTAACGGCTGGCTTAGGCGGCATGAGTGGCGCACAACCCAAAGCCGGTAACATCGCTAACTGTATTACCGTTTGTGCGGAGGTAAACCCAGCAGCGGCAACGAAGCGCCATCAGCAAGGTTGGGTTGATGAGCTCATCGATAACATGGATGAGTTGGTGGCACGCGTGCAAAAAGCTCAAGCCAATGAAGAAGTGGTGTCAATTGCCTTTATCGGGAACGTGGTAGATGTTTGGGAAACTTTCTATGAACAAGAAATTTTTGTTCACTTAGGCTCAGATCAAACCTCATTACACAACCCGTGGTCAGGCGGTTACTACCCAGTAGATATTAGCTACGAAGAGTCAAATCGCTTAATTCGCGAAGAGCCAGAGCTGTTCAAAGTGAAGGTACAAGAAACCTTGAAACGTCACGCTGATGCAGTTAACAAACACACGGCACGCGGTACGTATTTCTTTGATTACGGTAATGCTTTCTTACTAGAAGCTTCACGCGCCGGTGGCGATGTGATGGCAGAAAACGGTATTGATTTTAAATACCCGTCATATGTCCAAGATATTCTTGGCCCGATGTGTTTTGACTACGGCTTTGGTCCTTTCCGTTGGGTTTGTACCTCAGGTAAACCAGAAGATCTTGATAAAACCGATGCGATTGCTGCCCAAGTACTGAACAAAATCATGGCTGAATCGCCAGAAGAAATTCAGCAACAAATGCAAGATAACATCACTTGGATCAAGGATGCTAAGCAAAACAAGTTAGTGGTAGGCTCTCAAGCGCGTATTTTATATGCTGATGCTCAAGGTCGTATCGAAATTGCTAAAGCGTTTAATAATGCCATTGAGCGCGGTGAGATTGGCCCTGTGGTATTAGGGCGTGACCATCACGATGTTAGTGGTACCGATTCACCATTTCGCGAAACGTCAAACATCTACGATGGTAGCCGTTTTACTGCTGATATGGCGATCCACAACGTGATTGGCGATAGTTTCCGCGGCGCAACTTGGGTTTCAATCCACAACGGTGGTGGCGTTGGCTGGGGCGAGGTGATCAACGGCGGTTTTGGAATGTTGTTAGATGGCAGCGCTGATGCTGAGCGTCGTCTACAATCAATGTTAATGTTCGATGTAAACAATGGTATTGCACGACGCAGTTGGGCTCGTAATGAAGAAGCAAACTTTGCGATTAAACGCGAAATGGCGAGAACGCCGAAGTTAAAAGTGACGTTAGCTAACGTAGTTGATGACGACATTTTAGATGACTTATCGTTTTAA
- a CDS encoding sigma-54-dependent transcriptional regulator — protein sequence MSIQNNLPLVIIVDDEREICSALKRCLIRLPADIQTFTSPRQALRTIKAAEPSVIISDQRMPDIDGYALLQEAKALWPDSTRIMLSAYQDFDQVSKCFNEGIIDKFIAKPWKNAELIFAVESVVTQNKAPKTQTPKDSFVEKTIIGDSLAMQHLKQQISLAAGANVPIFINGETGTGKELVANACHRASARQDQPFVAVNCANFSENLIEAQLFGAVKGAYTGAVSDSQGIFAQADGGTVFLDEITTLPLAIQAKLLRVLQEREYTPLGSHQIKRFDTQIVSASAVRLSEAVSAGQFREDLFYRLNVIPLSIPPLREREMDKLELAKHFLTRFSEQQGKSFTGFSDDAVSLINQYAWPGNVRQLENTIHGVCIMNSGQQITKAMLDAILQEHISINNSRLQPENMVNSGVTATPSESSEVIPLADVERRAIEDAIAKCQGNITQAAALLQVNPSTIYRKMQKW from the coding sequence ATGTCGATACAAAATAATTTACCCTTGGTCATCATCGTTGATGATGAGCGAGAAATTTGTAGTGCATTAAAACGATGCTTGATTCGTCTGCCTGCAGATATTCAAACCTTTACATCTCCTCGTCAAGCGCTGCGCACTATCAAGGCAGCAGAGCCGAGTGTCATTATTTCAGATCAGCGTATGCCTGATATTGATGGTTACGCCTTGTTGCAAGAAGCAAAAGCACTGTGGCCCGATTCAACGCGTATTATGTTAAGTGCATATCAAGATTTTGATCAGGTTTCTAAATGCTTTAATGAAGGGATTATTGATAAATTTATTGCCAAACCATGGAAAAATGCAGAATTAATTTTCGCCGTTGAAAGTGTCGTTACCCAAAACAAAGCACCTAAGACTCAAACACCAAAAGATAGCTTTGTCGAAAAAACCATTATCGGTGATAGCCTAGCTATGCAGCACTTGAAGCAGCAAATAAGCTTAGCCGCAGGTGCTAATGTGCCAATTTTTATCAATGGTGAAACGGGCACAGGTAAAGAATTGGTTGCTAATGCTTGTCATCGAGCAAGCGCACGGCAAGATCAGCCGTTTGTTGCGGTAAATTGTGCAAATTTTTCAGAAAATCTCATTGAAGCACAATTATTTGGTGCAGTTAAAGGGGCCTACACCGGTGCCGTTAGCGATAGCCAAGGGATTTTTGCCCAAGCTGATGGCGGTACGGTTTTTCTCGATGAAATAACGACTTTGCCACTTGCGATTCAAGCCAAGCTGTTACGTGTTTTACAAGAGCGAGAGTATACACCTTTAGGTAGTCATCAAATAAAGCGCTTTGATACGCAAATTGTTAGTGCGTCAGCCGTGCGTCTGTCCGAAGCGGTAAGTGCGGGGCAATTTCGTGAGGATTTGTTTTATCGCCTTAATGTCATTCCGTTATCCATTCCCCCCCTTAGAGAGCGCGAAATGGATAAGCTCGAACTCGCCAAACACTTTTTAACCCGATTTAGTGAGCAACAGGGTAAATCATTTACTGGGTTTTCTGATGATGCCGTTAGCTTGATTAATCAATATGCATGGCCGGGTAATGTTAGACAACTCGAAAATACCATTCACGGTGTTTGCATCATGAATAGCGGTCAACAGATCACCAAAGCTATGTTAGATGCGATATTGCAAGAGCACATTAGTATTAACAACAGTCGGCTGCAACCAGAGAATATGGTTAATTCAGGCGTTACAGCAACACCTAGTGAAAGTTCAGAAGTCATTCCTTTAGCCGATGTTGAGCGCCGAGCTATAGAAGACGCTATTGCAAAATGCCAAGGCAACATCACCCAAGCTGCAGCGTTACTGCAAGTAAACCCGTCAACAATCTACCGTAAAATGCAAAAATGGTAA
- a CDS encoding DUF1194 domain-containing protein codes for MKLLISSSILGAILLLSSKAIAITPVDIELSLLVDISGSISASEYDMQMQGYQAAFESERLQNAIINGTEGQIAVQLIMWSGSNQQQIMIDWSLIDSAESANNFAQLVGDLARPFSGWTAIGSAIDFASPLFATNDYHGYQQIIDISGDGTNNAGLSVAQASDQAIADGVDTINGIVITEDQNVIDQYANQVINGDSPFLLATTDFSGFQQAIENKIVAEIEGSRPVGAISVPAPGTNILFAISLICIFGSRVLAKENTHETV; via the coding sequence ATGAAGTTACTGATTTCATCCAGTATATTGGGCGCAATCTTATTGCTTTCGTCAAAGGCTATAGCAATAACCCCTGTTGATATTGAGCTTTCACTGCTTGTTGATATTTCGGGCAGTATTAGCGCCAGTGAATACGATATGCAAATGCAAGGCTATCAAGCGGCTTTCGAGAGTGAAAGACTGCAAAATGCCATTATCAATGGTACAGAAGGCCAAATTGCTGTTCAGCTCATCATGTGGTCGGGTAGCAATCAACAGCAAATAATGATCGACTGGAGTTTAATAGACTCGGCCGAATCAGCTAATAATTTTGCTCAGCTCGTTGGCGATTTAGCCAGACCGTTTTCTGGCTGGACAGCCATAGGCAGCGCAATAGACTTTGCCAGCCCGTTATTTGCCACTAATGATTATCACGGCTATCAACAAATTATCGATATCTCGGGTGATGGCACCAATAACGCTGGTCTATCCGTTGCTCAGGCCTCGGATCAAGCGATTGCCGATGGCGTTGATACGATTAACGGTATTGTCATCACCGAAGATCAAAACGTGATAGATCAATACGCCAACCAAGTGATCAACGGCGATAGTCCATTTTTACTAGCAACAACTGATTTCAGCGGCTTTCAACAAGCAATCGAAAATAAAATTGTCGCTGAAATTGAAGGCAGTCGACCGGTCGGTGCAATCAGCGTACCTGCGCCGGGTACCAACATATTATTTGCTATTTCACTCATTTGTATTTTTGGCTCAAGAGTACTTGCTAAGGAGAACACTCATGAAACAGTTTAA